One Coffea arabica cultivar ET-39 chromosome 5e, Coffea Arabica ET-39 HiFi, whole genome shotgun sequence DNA segment encodes these proteins:
- the LOC140006853 gene encoding uncharacterized protein has product MQSEYESDASAELKSESDSDEESGLRRNKRPKFPVFNDKTDMKSAKFTVGQQFTSVVIFRLAIRIQAIMDGRDVYFTKNDTNRVRVKYRGCGWEIFGSKMQGYRTLRKVRAAIERSHEKQYELLEDFCGELRRANPRSTVFVESEVDDEGISRFKRLYMCLEPLKRGYLAGCRCWIGMDGCFLKGPYGGQLLTAVGMNANNKMYPLTIAVVGVENYDNWSWFLGLLVQDLRISNSKNWCIMTNKQKGLVQAVRDKLPEAEHRCCAQHLYSNFKLSHRGLALKDRLWRCARASYVNQFKREMELLRQQSELAHQWLADKDPKTWSRSHFRVGLDCDILVNNMCESFNAVLLKARSLPIIGMLQTIYLYQVSCPFGEQFVVDMAGKTCSCRKWQLRGIPCGHAVACINRRHEQPEQHVSHTYLKTTYVASYDPVLNPINGPNLWEHINLQLMKPPNFGRSPGRPKKMRKRVQVKRQQLLNHVSIQINLTK; this is encoded by the exons ATGCAATCAGAATATGAATCAGATGCTTCTGCAGAGTTGAAGAGTGAAAGTGACTCAGATGAAGAATCTGGGCTCCGTAGAAATAAGAGACCTAAGTTTCCAGTTTTCAATGACAAAACTGATATGAAAAGTGCTAAATTTACTGTTGGCCAGCAGTTCACATCAGTGGTTATCTTCAGATTGGCAATTAGAATACAAGCCATTATGGATGGGAGGGATGTTTACTTCACCAAGAATGACACAAACAGGGTACGAGTGAAATATAGAGGCTGTGGGTGGGAGATTTTTGGCTCAAAAATGCAAG GATACAGGACACTTCGAAAAGTTAGAGCTGCAATTGAAAGGTCCCATGAGAAACAGTATGAATTGCTAGAAGACTTCTGTGGAGAATTGAGAAGAGCAAATCCAAGGTCTACTGTCTTTGTAGAGTCTGAGGTTgatgatgaaggaatttctagATTCAAGAGGTTGTATATGTGTCTAGAGCCATTGAAACGGGGATATTTAGCAGGATGTAGATGTTGGATTGGAATGGATGGGTGCTTCTTAAAGGGCCCTTACGGTGGACAGCTTTTGACAGCCGTCGGCATGAATGCGAATAATAAAATGTATCCTTTGACAATAGCAGTGGTAGGAGTGGAAAATTATGATAACTGGAGTTGGTTTTTGGGATTACTTGTCCAGGACTtgagaatttcaaattcaaagaaTTGGTGCATAATGACTAATAAACAAAAG GGATTGGTCCAAGCAGTTAGAGACAAACTCCCGGAGGCTGAACATAGGTGTTGTGCTCAACATTTGtactccaacttcaaactcagTCATAGGGGCTTGGCACTAAAAGATAGGTTGTGGAGATGTGCAAGGGCATCATATGTGAACCAGTTCAAACGTGAAATGGAGTTGCTTAGGCAACAATCTGAACTTGCACATCAATGGCTGGCTGACAAAGACCCTAAAACATGGTCAAGATCTCATTTTAGGGTTGGTTTGGATTGTGACATTCTGGTTAACAACATGTGTGAGTCCTTCAATGCTGTGCTATTAAAAGCTAGATCACTGCCCATAATAGGCATGTTGCAGACCATTTACCT GTACCAAGTATCTTGTCCCTTTGGTGAGCAATTTGTTGTTGATATGGCTGGCAAAACTTGTAGCTGTCGCAAGTGGCAACTGAGAGGAATTCCTTGTGGTCATGCTGTTGCATGCATTAATAGAAGGCATGAGCAACCTGAGCAACATGTATCTCACACATATTTGAAGACTACTTATGTGGCAAGTTATGATCCCGTACTAAATCCTATCAATGGCCCAAATTTGTGGGAGCACATTAATTTACAACTAATGAAGCCTCCAAACTTTGGAAGATCACCTGGTAGACccaagaaaatgagaaaaagggTCCAGGTGAAGAGGCAACAACTTCTAAATCATGTGTCAATCCAAATAAACCTCACAAAGTGA